A DNA window from Brassica napus cultivar Da-Ae chromosome C1, Da-Ae, whole genome shotgun sequence contains the following coding sequences:
- the LOC106379719 gene encoding uncharacterized protein LOC106379719: MLLLDPKVVTETMVLERPDSKSHRFYCEVSASEVFSLILARSSHVSSFVPQGGSLRIIQIKLLRPSNNLLLGHVCTLISRVWLPTTLNHYSMEPLLAIVSERRNVAVPSTFYRRRNIPNICQEIELVELWTNP, from the exons ATGCTCCTCCTTGACCCAAAG GTGGTGACGGAAACGATGGTGTTAGAACGACCAGACAGTAAGTCGCATAGATTTTACTGTGAAGTAAGCGCCAGTGAGGTTTTTAGTCTCATCCTGGCCAGAAGCTCCCACGTCTCCTCCTTCGTACCTCAAGGCGGCTCTCTCCGCATCATCCAAATCAAACTATTGCGTCCTTCCAATAATCTCTTGCTCGGGCATGTATGTACACTCATCTCAAG GGTTTGGCTCCCGACAACTCTGAACCATTACTCGATGGAGCCACTGTTAGCTATTGTGTCAGAGAGACGTAATGTTGCAGTGCCATCCACGTTCTACAGAAGAAGAAATATTCCAAATATCTGTCAAGAGATTGAGTTGGTGGAATTGTGGACAAATCCCTGA